TAGCTCCCTTCAGGCTCTTTCCCTCTACACCCTTGTGAGGTGTCCCACTTAATGAACACGGTGATAAGTAAGGACAATCCAGGAAGGGGGAGGCCTGTGACTCATCATTCTGAAGTTGGAAGTTTTTGACACGCAACACAATCGGTTTCATGTTGTTAATGCTCTCATTTGTGTGTGGGTTTCTGTCCTCTTTGATTGTATAACAAAGGTGGAAGTTTCACAGAAAATGAGCCAAAAGCTGATTCAAGTTTATGTCGTAAAACCAGTTTTTTCTGATCACCTTCCTTTTTGTTTgcccctcttcttcctcctcctcctcaggaaTACCTGGAAGACCAGAAATACAGGGATGAAGAAGACCTGGCCGAGAAATTGGAAAGTCTCAAAAGTAAGCAGATCCAGTCCTCCTCTCAGTAGTTTTGGTATCTGCGAGCATGTGgtcctctttttttttgagGGCGTGCTCCTTTTTCCTGGCTTTTGTCTTAACCtaagtatttgtttgtttgttggcagtctgcacacacacccacaattcttcagcattttgtttttctgtgtgggAGAGACAGACTGCTGTGATTTCTGAGAGATTTGCAAGGCCAAGTCCTCAGCGGCCTTGGAGGAATGTGCCGGGGCGTTCCTCTGCTTGTTGTTATAATATTCAGAACTTTGGCGGGTAAACTCGCAGCTCCTGGGAATagacaaaaacactgcaaataGGAGGGTAATTACTGGAACATGATTGCATGATTTATCAAAGAACTCCACCCCATTGCTCAGACATTACACATTAGCGTTGTGGGTGTCCGTAGAGTATTTTagctttctttttctgtggATGTGAATTTCTTATCTGTGATTGTTCTAGACGGGATAACATAAGGCTGTTCAGTCTTATAGAGGGCATATGTCTTGAAATGAGGAACATGCTCCAGCGTCCTACTTACAATCTGTGCTCGCTGGAGGAAATAGAGCAGTGATATATAAACAGTAAGGGGACCCGACACCCAAGTCCTGGGAgggttgctgttttttttttcccttccatctttttctttctttttccatacTGTCCCAGTGACCCAGAGGTCGGTATCTAAACGCTGCGCTTTGAACCACCAGCCGAAGCACATTAATGCAGCTCCAGACCAGAAACCTTTTAAACAAACCTCCCGTTAATGTTAATACACAGGCTGCAGCAAGTAAAGTTGGTTCATCGTTCATCGGACTAATTTAAATTGTGAAAACTATTACAATTAGACTGAGATCCAGGATTTATAGTGGAGCTTGCCCACTTCAATAGAGCATCGATCCCAGAGGAAGTCAGGGACCGGACAGGCCGGACTGGGTTCAGGCTAAACTTAGAAACGATGTGCGGGTTCAAGGTCAGGTTCAGTCACGTAACAACATGGTGCTTTCAAGTTCTTTAAGTAAAAATATAGCGGTTTTCAGACTAAAAATGCAGTCCAAGCCATCGCCATCTTTTTTCTTAAATCTATTATAATATGCTTCTTAAAGCCGCATTCAGGTAATATCAGCAGAGCAGCAATAACTGGAAAAGCTAACCTTGTAATCACATTGGATAAATGTTTCACATTGaattaattttatatattaaactgTCCGTGATGGTGGTTTCCAGCAGTTGACTTCAGTTCAGCAGGTGATTCATCGACCACATTTAATCAGAGCAGCATGCAGCCAATTCAGcaattcattttgtgtttttacaagtCGGCAAAAGAAGAGACAAACAAGTTAATGACCCAGTTTGTCACAAACAGGTGATGACGTTTGAGAAACTAAGCCTGAAGTTTGTCTGATGATCACCAGGTAGACACTGGCGATGATCACCAGCTGGGCACTCATTTAAACATCAGTTTAAAGTGCATTTCGAGCTGGCTCTTGCTGCCATAAATGCTGCTTACCCCTTCTGCCAACCAGTTTTTCTATTAAAACATCAATTCTCAAGTTTATATAGATTGTGTCAAATCACCAGAGCTCTAACTCAGTTCAGTTTTCAATGTTATGTCGTGACAATGCTGTgattaggcacaaaaaccacttggttagggttagaaaaaaaatcatgttttggcttaaaatacaagTTTTCTGTCGCCACAAAGCTGGAGATGTCACGAGGTCTCCCTAAAAACATCTgctttgtcgccacaaacatggttgGAAATTGTCTTGATGTCTCCtcaaaaaatatccagtggtttcacacttacaaatgatgaaaaagacTTGAactggtcactggcttggcatcCTTCTCATGTAACGAAGCGACCAtcatcataaacatgtaatgtgaacgtgacacgacacatattgtagaaatgtcaatatggtaccTAAACTATGTACCAGTGGTTTGAGGATTCGTTAACGgctaacattttattctgcagACTGGGCTGAAAAGAGAACAGAAATCAAGTTGTTTTTAGAAAGAACAGTACCCTGCACAGAAGCGTTTATCTAACCCTCAGGGTCAGTGTCTTTTAAAAGGATGggaacatttttgtttatttgtgggATAAAATGACAGAGGAAGTCATTATCCTCTTATTTGAAAAGCTCTAAAGCTCTCAGAGCGATTGGTGGACAAACACCCCATCAAACTAGTCCACCTAAATCAAACTTAAATCACAGACCCTCCTTATTGACGTCAAATATCGACGTGATGCCGTAGAATGAATGTAGGTCAGGAGGATTCACCGAAGACTTCAGAGTTGAGCTGTTTTCTGTGGCTGCAGATGATCAACAGGCTGCTCTACGACAAGTGGCCCACTCAAGAacggctctgtgtgtgtgtgtgtgtgtgtgtgtgtgtgtgtgtgtgtgtgtgtgtgtgtgtgtgtgtggaggcccCTCTCCTCATAGTTTACGAACAGGGTTAGCATTGTCCTGTCCCTCTCCCCCATGGGTTCACACAGTTAACACagttctttctcttcctcacacacacacacacacacacacacacacacacacacacagagctgccagTGTGGGACAGAAATAGCGAGTGAAATCTGACTAAAGTGGCTTTCTGGACAAAAGATAGTGGTGAAATGTAGGGAGAAGCGGGAAAATGTCTGCCTTTAGTATTTCAGTTGCATGGTGACACAAATGTATACGCTATACATACTTTTTTTGGGATCATTTTTTGGCAGGTTGTGAACTTTTAGAGGTCCTGTCTCAGATTATCATACTATAAAACTGTGATGGAAGCAGAGGGCAGAGCAGCTCTTCTCTGACCCGCTCAGTCCAGATTCTGAATGCAGCAGAACCACTTAGCAACCAGATGCTGCTACAACCTCCACTGATGTGTAGTGTGATCAACTCTGAAGGTGACATAGATGATGCGCTGAGTTTTTAAAGCTGGACTATGAGCAGAACGCTGAGTAGAAATCTGATATTGTTTCATCACAGATGGTGAACAGAAAGCCATTAAAACATCAGTGTCACGGATTAGAGCTGCTGTCGCTAATGTGCTCTCTGCAGCTGTTGAGCCGGAGATTGATTGTGAGATACTGCAAAAGACACACTTTTAAACTCTGATATAGAAATGATTATTTAAGAGTAGATCATTTCGAACCTAGTTTTAAGGACCACTATTTAACTGGCATCGATAAAATGAAGCTGTAGTAATTAATTGAAGGAtaatttcactcaaaaatgaaaatgtagtcgtCTGATCGCTCCCATACGGATGGAAAGTCTGAAGTTTCAtggacaacaaaacatttctggagcttcacagcagaacaacgttgcagcattcttctaaacaactgatgtagatggggatttatggaggaaaaaaaaaaccttgaatgGTTCCagcttaatccaagtctcacgaagctctgagatccaacactgatttaaaaaagatgTCATCTAAACTCTCTACGTGCGGTCAAGCTTATGCACCCACTTCAAACAGGGTCCGTGCTTCGCTTCGATTTTGGCTTttaaaatggtgtaaataacatcttttcaaatcaatttgggatcttggatTATACAAAGATTTAGATTGCACTGGACAGGCTGTATGGAGCTGTatgggtgagtagataatgactacattttatGTAACTATTTATTCATCTAAACTTCGGACTGAGCGAGTTCTAGCTGTTGCGTCCTGCTCTATGCTAAGCTCAGATAACTGTCTCTTTTATCAGAcaaatatgagagtggtatcgatcttctcatctaactctcagcaagaaagagaaaaagcataATTACTGAAACGTGACTATCTGCATCTCTCATTCTTTGCTTTTTgctaattaaaaatgaactgtTGAGTTGCTAAATACTGAATTTGGTGTTTAAGAGAAACAAGCAACTCCAAATCTTGCTATTTGTTCAGCTCAGACTGAAGTGTGGGATCTGTTTGTGAAGCATCAGTGGTTTGTCTGCATGTAGTCAGACCCGAAGCATCAGGTTTAATCTGAGTGAGTGACTGTGGGGGGGAACTGACCACCCGAGCTTCACAACTCTCAGCCCAAgcatctttgttttcttttgtgtttgaaCGTCTCTTCTAACTCTTTGCCCTCTCACTCTCTAATCTGTCTCACCTGCCAACCCCACTCAGCTGCCCTTCGCCTGCTGTCCACTGACAGacatccaaaacacacacacacacacatacaaagaaacacacctgtcattatcagctgtttgtgtctttccTTTTGCCAAGTCAGCTGTCGGCAGTGTAAGACAGTGAGATCACAGACAGTGTGCTAACAGTTGCTGATGTGCAAAATGCCAGCTGATGGTTGGTGTTAAAATGTTGCACTAGCGTATGTGGTGTGTGGGCAGAGAATAAATTACCACCGTTAGTCATGatctcttgtgtttgttttccagatAAATATGCAGAGTTTGACCTGAATGACCAAGGAGAGATTGGTGAGTAACAGTAGAGCTGGAACACCAACTGCACCTCAAACAACAACTGTCAGCAGACTCGTGTGCAGTGTCGACATGAGGGAACAGTAATTAATACTCCGAGTGTGTGTTGTCTGACCAGTGTGAGCGCAGGGTTTGAACAggctcatgtgtcatgtttgtgtcctgtgtgtaaAGTGAGACCTCACTGTACAGCCGTGCGAAAGGTCTTCAGTTCATGAGCAGATGTGAGGCGAACCGTCGTGTCACAGTCAGACAGCGGACACGGCATCCGTCTGCAGATCCTGGAAGAAGTTGCTAAATTTCCCATGTGacaaagtgtgtttatttactaaCGTACAAGGCATGTAAATCACAAGTTTCATCAGGATACAATATTATATTGATTCTTTGGACAACGATACGATATTTGCCAATATCACAAAGTCTGTCACGATAGTGTGCaaaatagcaaatgttagcatccTAGCACACATGCTAATAAGTCGTGAGCATAACATTTATATAACAACAAACATTATGCCTGTGATCATGCCTaatataaatgcattaaaaaaaattcatgttCTCTCATCATAGCATGGATTTGATTGTCATCTGTATCTTCTTTCAGATCTGATGGGTCTGAAGCGGATGATGGAGAAGCTGGGGGTGCCCAAGACCCACTTGGAGTTGAAAAAAATGATTGTCGAGGTGACGGGCGGCAGCAGCAACGCTATAAACTACAGGGACTTTGTCAAAATGATGCTGGGCAAGCGCTCAGCAGTACTCAAACTGTAAGTAAAcctctgtgcgtgtgttttaCGTGCAGTATGTGCAGACTCGGTTGTGTCTATAAACCATCTGCTCGTTCGTTGTGTTCGTCTGAGAGGGAGGATATGAATCGTGCGCTGTCAGCCAATTGTTTCATCCATCAGCAGGGGGTCACGGGATGACTGGCGATGATGTCATTAGCCACATGCTGCGTTAGTGGTTAATCTCCATCTATGTAGCCTCTCCATAGTCAACCCATCCTTCTCTTCAGCCGGGATTAGGTAACTGACGATAGGCTTATTAACTACTAACAGTCATGTAGGactgaagaaaaataacaaaactcaTCAGATTCTGTCAACAGCTTTTTGTCAATGGACCCCGGTCGTTTAAGGTGACAGGTTTCCAGATATTTTGAAACGGGTGAGTGTAAACGGTGTAAGCCTTTTAAAGCAGCCTTGCAAGTGGGGTCGAGAGTGTATTGGTCGCCGCCTGTCAGTCCTGCTGGTCTAAGCCGGCTGGGCCCTTTAGTAGACAAATCTCATAATCCCAATAACACCAAGCAGAGAAAATGCATAACTTTTCCTCCTTTGCCCACAACCATTTTTCGAGAGTGTTTCCCTTAATCCCCCGGCCACTATTTATAAATGTCTCATTCCCTTATGACCTCACTTGTCCACTCAGTAGCATTCTAGTAAATATAATCAGATGTTGAAATTTCACTACTTTGGAAGgattttctttccctcttatGAAATCAAGCTCAACTGTGCAGAATTAACACAGTCGGGAACAGGAAAGGAGTTTTCATTTGAGTGAGTGTCTATTAGCGACCTCCGCTTATTGTCGTGTGTGTTACAGACATATTCCTTGTTCTgattaaaaagtgaaacattgGTCACAGCATGTAGTTTATCTGCCTATATAAGATATCTTGCTGTTTCAGTCTACTGCTTTGTGCTCTCTGATAGCTGCAAAGGTCTACAACGCCTCTcttgtgtgctgctgtttttgtctctagagagaggagaggagaggggagggagaacAGTGTTATTCAGAGCATTAGGAGGGCATTGGGGAGTTGGTTGCAATGGGAGGAAATGATTGAGGTCATGCTCCACAATTGGGCCTCCTTTGTAAAAGCTCTTTGAATAAAGTTGCTATTTGAGAAAAGTTTGCGAGGACAGCACAGTCAGTCTAGTTTGTTTAACCAAGATTTTTGAGTGACAGATgagccttttttgttttatgttaacAGTTGTTAAACAAGTGGCAACAGCTGTGAGGAGTCGTCTGCTACAAAACTTTTGATTTTAggctttacaaaaaacaaaattccaCAATTTGAGACGACATAGTTGCTGCTCAATTTATCAGAGTCGGCCAACTCTGGTGGAGAGAGGCGAGTGCAGAGCCCGACCCgctggaggaataaacattCGGCATTGCTTCCAATTCAGCTTTGATCCTGAACCATTTATCAATGGGGGGGATCGCAGAGATTACTGTTAAATGTTTAGGATTAAGAAGTGGATTTATCCTCGctcccatttatcaacctgactgcagcagcgatccgtGGAGGTGGCTTacattgtcgggtgtttatttgctgtaaatgtaacattacagaAAGGAAAGGGtaaaaagggaagagagaagTCTTTGGTCAGTGATTGACTTGAATTCAaaaaacacaggcacacatacCCTTGGTGCATGCTACTGTTCGCTAGCTTATGGCTGATGCGCAGTGATCAGGCTGTtgaatgaaaatctatctgacatgagCCAGGAAAAAATGTTCACGGATTAGGTAATGTTTTAGTTGTATTCATGTTACATTTAGTCTCATTCGCTGACTCTCACTCTGTCCAGGAGGTTATAGTGACAGGCGTCgaaatgaaaaatgtggatttctctgggtttgaacattgtcggaaacatttgggataataaaAGTGCAGAATATGTATAAAAAGggtttttaaagacatttttgatgcagaattcttacatattatatttattaattagaATATCAAAGGGTCCTACCTACTGACTTAatatcactgtgtgtgtatgtgtgcatctgttATGTACTGTAGACTGCAGTCGATGGTAAACAATAACAAGATTAGGTCAGCTGGTCACTTCATCTATTAAACTAATCTGTCCACATATCAGATTAGCCTAACATAGCATTAGGCTAAAATTATACATAGTCGGTATCATTTCTAATAGACAGAGTCATAACAATGCAGCTCACATATTTACAATGTGTAATTTATTAACAAATGCAGGACATTTGACTTGTTATTGGATCGTCAATGAATCAGTAGCTGACTGATGACTCTTAGCGGTGACCCGACCGACTTTTTGTAACGGAGGAGGTATCGGTAgtgtgaagaaaaaaggaggcaatgAATGAGAGCGGTTGCCGGAGAGATGTGCCAGCAAGAGCGTGAGTTTGCCGAGTGCCGGTTTCATCGCTGGGATCATTGCTCCTTATGGGCTTAGTGGAGCTTTGCAGAGTTTtccaaaaaaggaaattaaagacAGGCATTCGCTCTGAATAGCTCCCGTCAGATCACTCACTCTACTGTGTACAGCCTAAACTGCTATTCCCCGCAGTCCCTTTGTGGTTTCCCTTCATTCCTTTCACTTACTGCCCAGCTATTTCATACCCCAACTGTAACTGTGGCTTCTTGTCTCCTCCAGGAGCTGATTATCCCTCCTCACTCACACACCCTGCTTGCATTGTTAATCCTCCTTTTTGTTCGTGTCTTTTACTACACTCTGTCTTCCtaatttatgtttacattttgttttctttatgccTCTCTCCATGGTGCTGAGGCCATCAAAAACAAAGTTGTCTTGTTTCTATGTAGCTATTAAATTCAGTCAGAGTGATTTGTAGGTTAATCAATTAGCCGATTCACAGAAAGTTTAAGTCTCAAGTCTCTCACTTTCGAAGggttgctgcttttctttctttcatgtgATAATTAATTGATAATTTGGGGGTTTGGAGCTGCTGTTCAGACAAAATGAGCTATTTAAAGACTTGAGCTTGAGCTTCAGGAAATTGTAACGACTGGTTTTATTTCCTTgcattttatggaccaaaagATTAGTCTACTAGTTGAGAAAATTGCATATTTTTGATTGTTAATTGCATCAAACACATTGAACAGCAATGCAATGAATGCATATTAAATGCGATATTTTAGTCActgaattatgatttttttttttttttcatttcattagtAAGACATCAATATGGCATAACAAAACCAAATCTAAATATTTATACAAGTTGTACAATTGTGCTTTTGTTGACTGCTGAGCACCGCACAAAGCTATAAACTAAATATTTGATTGGTGTGCTCGCTGTCTCGTAGTCACACAGCGTCATATCGTAGGTTGCATCAGCCTGTGTTTATACTACAGACATAAACCAAAGCAGCCCTGAAGTTTGCCCTGGTATTCAACCAGACACACTATAATAACCAACTCACACACCTCATTAACCACCCAGAAGTCTACACCGCAGAGAAAGGCACCAAGCACAGCCTAGCAACCACCTAGCAATGCTGCAGCGAATATTTAGCAACACCCCAAACAAACCTGTTTTGCACAGGCAGCAAACATAGATGGATACAGGCTGGATAAAGGATGGATACTGAACAGATGGATGCAGGATAGATACAGGATGGATACTGGATAGATGGATGCAGGATAGGTAGTAGATGGAATAGATGGATGCAACCAGCACAGTGGCGCAGTACAGGATGGATACAGGATGGCTACAAGATGGATAGGTACAGGATCGATACAGGATCGATTCAGAATGGACAGAGTTTGAGACCCATAGGTTCTCTCCAAGATACCGGTGAGCTACAAGATGGATACAGGATGGTTACAAGATAGATCAAGTATCGATATCGGATGGATACAGGATAGCTACAAGATGGGTAGGGAC
This portion of the Pagrus major chromosome 12, Pma_NU_1.0 genome encodes:
- the aif1l gene encoding allograft inflammatory factor 1-like: MPSNKNTQGGKTFGLLKEQQRQKLEEINQEYLEDQKYRDEEDLAEKLESLKNKYAEFDLNDQGEIDLMGLKRMMEKLGVPKTHLELKKMIVEVTGGSSNAINYRDFVKMMLGKRSAVLKLVLIFEDKANGATCKPDGPPPKRDIASLP